One Cellulomonas soli DNA window includes the following coding sequences:
- a CDS encoding biotin--[acetyl-CoA-carboxylase] ligase encodes MSEHALDRPPVHVDVLRALLLEPAGPLTRIEVVPRTGSTNSDVVEALRADPAAWPDRSLLVAEHQVDGRGRSGRTWETPAGAALTCTFVIRPTVGPAQLGWLPLLAGLGAATALRARTGVPVRLKWPNDLMVPADDDLDEWGAWRKVGGILTELVPLPDGPMVVVGLGVNVSQRPDELPVPSASSLALAGGEHLDRDGLVIALVEALDEVTQTWREAHGDPDASGLANRVAAVCVTLGTAVRVLLPGDRELVGVATGLGPDGSLVVRDEHDVDHRVLAGDVRHVRTSR; translated from the coding sequence ATGAGCGAGCACGCGCTGGACCGACCCCCTGTGCACGTCGACGTCCTGCGGGCGCTGCTGCTCGAACCCGCGGGGCCGCTCACCAGGATCGAGGTCGTGCCGCGCACCGGGTCGACGAACTCCGACGTCGTCGAGGCACTTCGGGCGGATCCGGCCGCGTGGCCCGACCGCAGCCTGCTCGTCGCCGAGCACCAGGTGGACGGGCGCGGGCGCAGCGGCCGGACCTGGGAGACCCCCGCGGGCGCGGCGCTGACCTGCACGTTCGTGATCCGGCCCACGGTCGGCCCCGCGCAGCTCGGCTGGTTGCCGCTCCTGGCCGGCCTGGGCGCCGCGACGGCGCTGCGGGCACGGACGGGTGTCCCGGTGCGGCTGAAGTGGCCCAACGACCTCATGGTGCCCGCCGACGACGACCTTGACGAGTGGGGCGCCTGGCGCAAGGTCGGCGGCATCCTGACCGAGCTCGTCCCGCTGCCGGACGGGCCGATGGTGGTCGTCGGGCTGGGGGTCAACGTGTCCCAGCGTCCCGACGAGCTGCCCGTGCCCAGCGCGTCCTCGCTCGCGCTCGCGGGCGGGGAGCACCTCGATCGCGACGGCCTCGTCATCGCGCTGGTCGAGGCGCTCGACGAGGTGACGCAGACCTGGCGCGAGGCGCACGGCGACCCCGACGCCTCAGGCCTGGCGAACCGTGTGGCGGCGGTCTGCGTCACGCTGGGCACCGCGGTGCGGGTGCTGCTCCCGGGCGACCGGGAGCTCGTGGGTGTCGCGACCGGGCTCGGACCCGACGGCTCGCTCGTGGTGCGGGACGAGCACGACGTCGACCACCGTGTGCTCGCCGGTGACGTACGTCACGTGCGCACCTCGAGGTGA